The following nucleotide sequence is from Acidobacteriota bacterium.
TTCTTGACTTTTGTGGCGGTACTCTCAACCTTGCCCACTCAAATAGCCAATCATTCTGAACCATTTCATACTGAACATTCGATTGAAACTATGACCACACCCATTACTCAAGCTGAACGTGACTTTGCCATTGCCCACTTGCACCGAACTGGCAACCAACTGGTTGAAGCCGTTTCCGGTCTTTCCGAAGCCCAACTTTCTTTTCAACCAACTCCTGAGAGCTGGACGATTGCCCAGATCACGGAGCATATTGTCGCGGCTGAAGTTGGGGTTCTTCAACTGGCCGTGGGTCAGGTGCTCAAATCTCCCCCTGGACCAGAAGAACTGCGCGAACGGGTCAAAAATAAAATGGATTTGGTCCTCAAAGCCGTCCTGGACCGGCGAACGAAAGTCCAGGCACCTGAC
It contains:
- a CDS encoding DinB family protein, with the translated sequence MTTPITQAERDFAIAHLHRTGNQLVEAVSGLSEAQLSFQPTPESWTIAQITEHIVAAEVGVLQLAVGQVLKSPPGPEELRERVKNKMDLVLKAVLDRRTKVQAPDRLVPQGRFGSINQTIKAFQQARQQTIAFVEQTQEDLHGFFFPHPIFKELDVYQWMLFQGSHCERHTLQIQEVKAAPGFPE